The window ACGTTCTGTCTCATGGAGACCCGGACTTACAAAAGACCACAGTTGATAAAGTAAAACCGGCGATATAATAATAACGGCTATCAGAACAATCATTTTCAAATAAATGATAAACGGATCAGTTACATTAAACGCGTTCAATGAAATACTTTTTGCTTCTTCACTATATTGAAGATAATTGATAAGCGGTTTGGCTAGTAAGAAACCACCCGCTGTTCCAACAATAAAGAAAACGACGACAACCATCAGCCGTTTTCTCAATTCATCTATATGTTCAATTATCGATAATTCTTTTTCATTCCCCATCGGACATTCACCTTACTTACTTGTCATCAACTTTATTGTCGATTTTGTTTTTGTCGTCATTTTCATCATCGACAAGACCTTTTGTAGCGTTTTTAAATTCACGCAATGAAGAACCGAACGCTTTCCCAATTTCGGGTAATTTCTTCGGCCCAAATATAAGCAATGCAACGACTGCAATTAGGATAAGACTTGGAATACCTGCACCCATGATGACACCTCCTCATTAGCGAGGGATTGATCAATAGACATTCAATCCTTCTGGCTGTATATAGTTTACACGAAAACCACCCTCATTGCCATAATGGAGCGGTTACAATTGTGAATCTTTCACGTCACTTTTCATGAAATAAATTAGCGTCTGTAATTCTACAGATAAATCGATTGTATGGACGCGTACGGCTTCCGGGGCTGCAAGACGTACTGGAGTGAAGTTTAAAATCCCTTTAATTCCATAGCGAACGAGTTCGTCCGTGACATCTTGTGCAACACTTGACGGCAATGTCAGAATAACAAGTTCGATTCCCTGCTCTTTCAGCTTCTCTTCAGCAACTCGCGGATGATAAATAGGAATACCGCTTATCATCTTCCCCTCAACCGAAGCATTCGTATCAAAAGCCATTACGATTCGCGTATTATGGTTTTTATGAAAATTATATTTTAAGAATGCACTGCCCAAACTTCCGACTCCGAATAGTGCAACATCAGTTTCTTCGTCTTGATCGAGAATCGTTCGAAAAAAACCGACTAAATAGTCGACGTCATAACCATATCCTTTTCGACCGAGCGCACCGAAATAAGAGAAATCTCTCCGTATTGTTGCAGCATCGATTTTCATTGCTTCGCTTAATTCGCTAGATGAGACTCGCTTTTTGTTAGCGTTTGCAAAATTTTGAAGAAATCTATAATAAAGAGGCAATCGTTTAGACGTTGCCTGTGGAATCTTAGGCATTTCCTCTGCCATTTTTATCCCTCCCACACGTACTTAAAGCCTATTCTATCGTATCTTAATTGTTGTTTAATGTAAAGCTGACCATTGCGCACACCGCCTTGTTCTATTAGACTAGAGTAGAATGAGGTGTATTATAATGATTGTTTTACAAGTCAATGCATTAACTAAATCATTTTCAGGAACGACCATATTAGATAACGTTCAATTAGAAGTGCATCAACGCGACCGTGTTGCACTTGTCGGACGAAACGGCGCGGGAAAATCGACCTTATTAAAAATTATTGCGGGTGAAATGACTGCGGATTCAGGTGATTTAATCATCCCGAAAAACATCCAAATCGGATATCTTGAACAACATTCAGGTATCGATTCTTCATTAACGGTTTGGGATGAAATGATGACCGTTTTCGAACCACTAAGAGCTATGGAAAGACGGATCCGTTCCCTTGAAGAACAAATGGCAGATCCGGAAATCTTTTCAAATAGCATTGAATTCGAACGGGTTTCGACTGAATACGATGAATTACAAACTGAATTCAGTAATTCCAAAGGTTATCAATATGAAGCAGACACGCGGTCGGTGCTTCACGGCATGAGGTTTTATCCAGAGGATTATACAAAACAGGTAAACCTTTTATCCGGTGGCCAAAAGACGAGACTTGCACTTGCTAAAATGCTCCTAAGCAGTCCAGATTTGTTGATTTTGGATGAACCGACAAACCATCTCGATATTGAAACGCTTAGTTGGTTAGAAAAATACCTGGTTAATTACGAAGGGGCATTGTTAATTGTCTCTCATGACCGTTATTTCCTTGATGAAATTGTTACGATTGTTTATGAAGTTTCGAGAAATAAAGTAGCAAAATATCTTGGAAACTATAGTGCCTATCTTACCGAAAAAGCGAAAAACTATGAACGTGATGTAAAGATGTATGAAAGAGAAGTAAGTGAACGTGCAAATCTTGAAGATTTTATCCAACGAAATATTGCACGTGCTTCGACTTCGAAAATGGCACAAAGCCGCCGTAAAATGTTGGAACGAACGAATTGGATGGACTCCCCAGACGGTGATGAAAAATCAGCCAACTTTACTTTTTCCGTCGAGCGTCCAAGCGGGAACGATGTCCTTGCTGTGGATAATTTAGCGATCGGTTATGATAAGGGGCCAATTTCGGAAGATCTTAACCTCCGTGTGTATAAAGGCGATCGAATTGCGTTAATCGGCCCGAATGGCGTCGGCAAATCGACTTTACTGAAGACAATCGTTAAAAAACAAACTGAACTTGCTGGTGAAATTAGATACGGGACAAATGTTCAATTTGGCTATTATGACCAAGAACAGGCCACTCTAGTCGGTACTGATTCCGTCTTGGAAGAACTATGGAGCGAATGGCCAATGATGAATGAGAAAGATATCCGAGGTGTCCTTGGTCGCTTTCTTTTCACGGGTGATGACGCTGGAAAACCCGTGACGTCATTGTCTGGCGGTGAAAAAGCAAGGCTTTCCCTAGCGAAATTAATGCTTCAAAAATCGAACACGCTCATATTGGACGAGCCAACGAACCACTTGGATTTGGATAGTAAAGAAATTCTCGAAAATGCATTGGATGATTTTCCTGGTACGATTATCTTCGTATCACATGATCGGTATTTCATTAACCGCTTAGCGACAAAAGTCATCGATATCCATTCCCAAGGTGCCGTTGAATATTTGGGCGACTATGATTATTACGTGGAAAAGAAACTAGAGCAAGAAGAACTTCTTGCCGAAAAGGAAAGAGCTATTTTAGTAAACAACCCACCAGTTGCAAATAAACAAGAAGACGATCGTGAAAAAAAGCGACAAGAACGCAGATTAACACGGTCAATTAATGAAATCGAGAATGAACTTTCGGCTCTTGATGATAGCATTGCCGATTTTCAAGAGCAACTATCAACCCCAGATTACGCGGATGATCATATAAAACTGATGGAAATTCAAAATAATATCGACATCTTGCAAGCTGAACATGATGCGAAAGCCGAAAACTGGCTCACTTTACAAGAACAACTAGAACATCTATAAACAGAAAATAAAATCAAATAAATAGTCATCTTCATTCAAAATTAGAGGATGGCTATTTGTTTTCCTAAAATAACATGTGAATGAATCAAATTAAGTTATTAACTTTTCCACAATCTTACCCACAGTATAAACACCTCCAAAACAACTATGCCATGCACTTCCCCACACTTTCCACAAGTTTATAGTTTTATTATACACAAACTTATCCCTCCATATTTGTGATTAAATTAACAACTAAATTAGTTAT of the Sporosarcina sp. 6E9 genome contains:
- a CDS encoding twin-arginine translocase TatA/TatE family subunit — protein: MGAGIPSLILIAVVALLIFGPKKLPEIGKAFGSSLREFKNATKGLVDDENDDKNKIDNKVDDK
- a CDS encoding redox-sensing transcriptional repressor Rex; amino-acid sequence: MAEEMPKIPQATSKRLPLYYRFLQNFANANKKRVSSSELSEAMKIDAATIRRDFSYFGALGRKGYGYDVDYLVGFFRTILDQDEETDVALFGVGSLGSAFLKYNFHKNHNTRIVMAFDTNASVEGKMISGIPIYHPRVAEEKLKEQGIELVILTLPSSVAQDVTDELVRYGIKGILNFTPVRLAAPEAVRVHTIDLSVELQTLIYFMKSDVKDSQL
- a CDS encoding ABC-F family ATP-binding cassette domain-containing protein, whose product is MIVLQVNALTKSFSGTTILDNVQLEVHQRDRVALVGRNGAGKSTLLKIIAGEMTADSGDLIIPKNIQIGYLEQHSGIDSSLTVWDEMMTVFEPLRAMERRIRSLEEQMADPEIFSNSIEFERVSTEYDELQTEFSNSKGYQYEADTRSVLHGMRFYPEDYTKQVNLLSGGQKTRLALAKMLLSSPDLLILDEPTNHLDIETLSWLEKYLVNYEGALLIVSHDRYFLDEIVTIVYEVSRNKVAKYLGNYSAYLTEKAKNYERDVKMYEREVSERANLEDFIQRNIARASTSKMAQSRRKMLERTNWMDSPDGDEKSANFTFSVERPSGNDVLAVDNLAIGYDKGPISEDLNLRVYKGDRIALIGPNGVGKSTLLKTIVKKQTELAGEIRYGTNVQFGYYDQEQATLVGTDSVLEELWSEWPMMNEKDIRGVLGRFLFTGDDAGKPVTSLSGGEKARLSLAKLMLQKSNTLILDEPTNHLDLDSKEILENALDDFPGTIIFVSHDRYFINRLATKVIDIHSQGAVEYLGDYDYYVEKKLEQEELLAEKERAILVNNPPVANKQEDDREKKRQERRLTRSINEIENELSALDDSIADFQEQLSTPDYADDHIKLMEIQNNIDILQAEHDAKAENWLTLQEQLEHL